The genomic DNA GATTTTTGAGGTCTGCCTTGTGTCTTCGCACGCTATTAAATCTACAGTTTTCAAAATATCAATAGCTCTCAACGAAATATCACCGAGATTACCGATTGGAGTTGAAACAATATATATTGATCCGGAGGACAAAGTAACTTAGGAGTAGTGCGACTTAAGAGATTTCTCTATACAGTCAATTCCCTTGTCAATATCATCTGTAGAAATTGTTAATGAAGGTCGAAATCTTATGGTTCTTTCGCCGCAGCCGAGAATAATAGCGCCGTTCTCTATTATCTTATTGACAATATCATCTCTTTCTTTCGCTGTCGGCAGATCAAATGCGCATAACAATCCTTTCCCACGAGCATTTGAAACAAAACCGTTGAACTCATCCTGAAGAGCTTGTATTCTGTATAGGAGATGATTCCCCACCGTTTCAGCATTTTGCAGCAGATTTTCATCTTTGATAATATTGAGATAGATAGATGTTCTCGCCATATCCACAATATTACCGCCAAATGTGGAGTTAATTCTGCCGGATGACTGAAATACGTTATCCTCAACTTCGTCCAATCTTTTACCGGCAAGGAATCCACATACCTGCATCTTCTTACCAAAAGAAATCATATCAGGAATAGTGTCAGAATTTTCATACGCCCAGAATTTACCGGTGAGCCCGACTCCCGTTTGAACCTCGTCAAAGATCAACATAAATTCCGATTCATCAGCTAATGTCCGCAATTCAGCAAGAAATTCACCGCGAAAATGATTATCTCCGCCTTCTGATTGTATTGGCTCAATTATGAGCGCCGCAATATCATCCGGATTTTGAGAGAGAGCGGATTTTATCTCCTCGAGAGATTTGTTTTCTGCCGCAATGATCTGTTCTTCATTATCCTCTAACGGAAATTGGATTGCGGGAGCGCTTATCCTCGGCCAATCAAATTTTGGGAAATACATAATTTTGTGTTCGCCGGTGTTCGTCAATGAAAGAGTATAGCCCGTTCTTCCATGAAAAGCGTTTTTAAAGTGAATTACTTTTGAGCCTTTCTCTCCCTTTCCTTTAGCCAGATTTTTTCTAACTTTCCAGTCGAAAGCGGCTTTCAAGGCATTTTCTACACCAAGAGCACCACCTTCAATGAAAAATGCGTGTTGCAATTCTTCGGGTATTCCAAAATTACTAAATGTTTCGACAAATTCAGCAAAAGTATCGGTGTAAACATCGGAAAGGGTAGGTTTATGTTTTGCTATTTTACCTAATTTATCGCTTGCTTCCCGTATTCGATGATGATTGAAGCCAACAGGGGAAGATGCAAAAAAGGAAAACAGATCAACGAATTTTCTTCCGTCTCTTTTATCTACAAAACATGAGCCTTCACTTTTTTCTTCATCAAATATCATATCCATTCCATCTGCAAGGATATGATGAGATAAGGAATCCTTAACTTTGCTTGCATTGATATTCATATATTATTCATCCCCTCCAACTGAATTATCATTCATTATCTATTTGCGCTCTCTGGAGCTTACCTGAAAAATCTACATACACGGTTTTTTCTTCTGTGAAGAAATCAAACGCGCTACTTCCTCCTTCACGATGACCATTACCTGTATCTTTGCATCCGCCGAACGGCATATTGCATTCAGCTCCGATGGTGGGACCGTTGATATAAGTTATTCCGGTATCAATATCCTTAATCGCCTTAAACGCATTGTTAATGTTTTTTGTATAAATGCTCGAAGAGAGGCCGTAATCAATGTTGTTAGATATATCTATCGCCTCTTCGAATGTCTTGAATTTCAGCACGCTTAATACAGGACCAAATATTTCTTCCTTTGCAATTCTCATTTCGGGATGAACATCAGTGAACAGTGTAGGTTTATAAAACCACCCTGCGTCAAGTTCTCCGCCGGTACCGAATCCCCCCCCGGCTGACAGAGTTGCTCCCTCGGATTTACCTATCTCCACATATTCATCAATGCCTTTCCTCTGATCTTCATTAACGATGGGACCCACTTCAACTGATTCGTCCAAGCCATTTCCGAGTTTAAGATTCTCTATTTTCCCTATGAGCAGGTCTATGAAATTATCGTGAATAGCCTCATGTAATATTAATCTGCTTGTAGCGGTACAGCGTTGTCCCGCTGTTCCAAATGCTCCCCATAGGACTCCTTCAATCGCCAAATCAATGTCCGCGTCATCCATTACTATTTGAGCATTTTTCCCCCCAAGCTCAAGGGAGACTCTTTTAAGAGCTCTCCCTCCCGAAGAAGCAATCATTCTGCCGACCTCCGAAGAACCGGTAAATGAAATCAGGTCGATGTTTTCATGCTCAACTATAGGAGTTCCCACGCTTCTGCCGCCACCGTGAACGATATTGATAACACCCGGAGGAATACCGGCATCAAGCAGTACTTCAACGAAAAGCGTCGCTGTGGCGGGAGTATCAGATGCAGGTTTAAAAACGACAGTGTTGCCGCAGGTAAGAGCGGGAAATATCTTCCAGGTAGGTATTGCAAGAGGGAAATTCCATGGAGAGATGACTCCGGCAGTGCCTATTGGTCTCCGAATAACCATATTAAACTTATCTCGCAATTCAGAAGGCGCCGTGTAACCGAACATTCTTCTGCTCTCAGAAGCTGAATAATAGGCAGTATCAATACCTTCTTGTGTATCTCCAAGTGTTTCAAGCAACACCTTACCCATTTCACGAGTCATTAGTTCGGCAATCTCTTTTTTCCTTTCAACGAGAATATCGCCTGCTTTCTGAATCATATTACCCCTTATAGGAGCGGGAACCTGCTTCCATTCGTTAAATGCAGCGTTAGCAGCGGAAACCGCCTTGTTAACGTCTTCCTCGTTTGAACTTGGAAAAGTCCCTACTAATTCGTCCCAATTAGCGGGATTTCTATTTTCGAATGTCTCCCCGCTAATGGCGTCGCACCATTTTCCATCAACATAATTCTGATACTTTTTACTCATATTTCTTCATCCAAACCTTATCTGTATAATATTAGTCAGAACGCTAAAATTACTGAATAAAGATAATAATATTCAAGACATTTTCGATGAGATATATTTTTTGAATACTTATTATTTAATGCATAGTTGCAATGCTGCAAATAAATAATGAATTATCTCAAGAGTAAGTATATATAAGTCAGAGGAGCCGCGAAAAGTACTCCGTCGAACCGATCCAACATCCCTCCGTGACCGGGCAGAAATGAACCGGAATCCTTAACTCCGGCATCTCTTTTTATCATTGATTCGAATAAATCTCCGAACTGTCCTCCAATGCCGCCGAATATCGCAAAAAAGGAAATGTCAATAATTGAAAAAGATGAACCTAAGAAACCTGTCTGCTTCATCAGAAACATTGAGATTAACGATGCGCTGAATCCTGCAATTGCACCCTCCCACGTTTTTTTGGGACTGATTCGCTCATTCAATTTGTGTTTTCCGAATGCTTTGCCTAAATAATATGCCGATATATCAGACAACCAAACACCAATAAATATTGCCATTACAAGATTAAATCCGGTGTCATTATAAGTTGAATCGATTTCTCTAAGTGGATATAAGGTTCCAATTAAGATGACGGGATAAATAAGAGAAAATAAAGTCACCGCGCTGTTCTGTATGGGGGATTCATGTTTGGAAAATATTTCTATAACCATAGAAACCATTACAGCGACAATCAATACGTTAATCAGACCGGCTTCGAAATGAAAGTAAAACGATAATAGAATTATGATAGCAAAAAAATGACCTACAGATTTATTTGGATTTAAGCCCTTTGCAGACGCGAACGCGTAATATTCTTTTTGGCCTACAAGAGCGATTATACCGATGATTATCAAGAAAAATATATTCCCCATATATAGTGATGCGATAATCAACGGAGTGCCTGCAAGAGCTACTAATATTCGTTTACTATTTTCAGACATAAATTATCCTCTCATTTACACCGTCTATCTTTTACCGGTACCCATTTCTATCACTACCAACTTTATATTCGCAGTTCCCTGCTCTACAAAATCGAGCTTCAACGCAGCCGCGTAAGAACAGTCAAGAACCCGATTATTTACGTAAGGTCCCCTGTCATTAATTCTTATCCGCAATGTTTTATTGTTATCGAGGTTTCTTACCTGAATTATAGTACCTAACGGTAAATACCGATGCGCAGCTGATATTTTATACATATCAAATATCTCACCGTTTGCGGTTAGTTTCCCATGAAATTTAGGACCGTAATATGATGATATACCGTACTGTACTTTTTCGAGTCCTGTGCTGTTTTTGTCAGTGTTTTTTTGCGGTCTATTGATATTCCCCGCACGAAAGCGAGGGTTTGCAGAGCACGATATAATGGAGAACAATATAACCGTAATCAATATTGGACGGATTATTCCCATTCTTTTAACCTACCCGTAAGGTCGGATATATTTCTTAATCCTTTTGATTCGGCAATGTTAATTAAATCATCAAGAATATCACTAAAGGATTCGGGATTAATGAAATTTGTCGTCCCCAATTGGACGGCGGTCGCTCCTACCAGCATAAATTGAACTACATCGGAAGCATTCATTATTCCACCTATTCCCACGACCGGTATCTTTACATTTTGATAGACGCTATTTACCATTGCAAGCGCGACAGGTTTAATTCCGGGACCGCTATATCCGCCTTTTTTTCTTTGTAACAACGGCAGTTCACTGTTTATATCAACTTCCATTCCTACAAGAGTATTGATGAGCGAAATAGAATCCGCGCCGGCTCCTTCTACCGCTTTTGCAATTTCTGAAATATCCGTTACATTCGGTGATAATTTTACCATCAAAAACCGCTCAGTTTCTTTTCTTATCCTCTTAGTCAGCTCTTCCGCTGATTTCGCCGAACTGCCAAATTCCAAGCCTCCATCCACATTAGGGCAAGAAATGTTTATCTCATATCCATCAATTCCTTTTTCAGATTCCAATGCGATTACAACTTCCAAATAATCATCAATGGAAAAGCCTGCTACGTTAACTATTACATTTGTGGATAATTCAGCAAGGTAAGGCATCTTATCGGCGATAAACGACCGCAAGCCGACATTAGCCAACCCTATGGAATTTAACATTCCATAGTCAAGTTCCGCAATCCTTGGAGCTGGATTTCCCTCACGTGCCTTTGGTGTAATGGATTTTGTGCAGATAGCTCCTAATTCATCAGGATTTATGATACCCTTTAATTCATCACCATAGCCGAATGTGCCGGACGCTGAGAATAAGGGATTTTTTAATTTTAATTTCCCGAGATCAACAGTTAAATCCACTTCCCACTTATCTGTGTTTTTCTCAATCATATATTTATGTTCGTAGAATCAAAAACGGGTCCGTCTTTACAAGCCAGCATATATTTATTTCCGGTTTCAGTATAGCGCTTTAAGGAACTGTCGATTATACATCCAAAGCAAATGCCGGTGCCGCAGCCGAATACTCTTTCAACAGACAGAGAGCAGGGCATATTCATTTTGTTCGCAATCTCACTGACAACAGAAAGCATAGGCTCAGGGCCGCAGGCGTATATACCATCCCATTTACTTTCATTGAGACGCTCTACCAGTAAATCAGTCACAACGCCGTGATAGCCGCGAGAACCGTCATCTGTAGCGACGCTAATTGATTTGCTATTATCACTTATAAAACATACAGCTGAATTCTTGAATCCTGCCAAAAATTTCGGTCTGATTTCGTATTTATTCATCACATCCGCAAGATATAAAAGCGGAGGAACACCTACACCGCCTCCTACAAGCAAGTAATTGGATTTTTCGGTATCAAATTTAAAGCAGCTGCCAAGCGGGCCGATAATATCCAAATAGTCGCCCGTATTGAGATTTGACAGATAGAATGTTCCCTTGCCAATTACCGCATAAATTATTTCAATTGAGTTGTCCTGAACAGATGCAATACTGAATGGTCTTCTGAATAACGGCGCTTCTTCGCCTCGAATTTTTATATTGATGAACTGACCGGGTTTTGATTGAAACAACTCAGGAGTAGATTCAAAAGTCAGAGAGAATGTGCTCCGTGCGATATTCCTGTTCGACAGTACTTTAACGGAAGATCTTCCCATTACTTAGTGATTATTTGTTTACTCTTTTTTGAACTTTTATTTCGCGGTTGGTCTTCATCTTTAATATTTTCTTCAGGTTTTTCAATAATAAGGTTTAATCGCGCAACTCTTATTCTGGATTCTCTGGCAAATTCACTTTCCGAATAATTTTCAATTACGCGATTATATTCTTTAAGTGAGTTCTCAGGCGACTCATTAGAACTATCTATCATATATGCTCTTAAATATGCAGCTTTTGCCGCGATATAAGAGCCGGGATAGTTGCTTTCAATTAACGCTACAAGTTTTAAAGCATCTTTATCATTCTTACTTATAAACGCTTTATCGTAAGCCTGCTCATATAAAATCGATTCAGGATTTGCTCGGAAATTAGCCCGGGAGGACAAAGTATTCAATCTCCTGTTTACTTCAATTGTAGAGGGGCTATCAGGATATTTTGTGAGTATAAGATTAAACATAGAATCAGCAAATGTCTGATTGGTTTTCATCTGAAGAATACCAAGTGAAAGAGCAGAACGAGGCGCAAATTCCGAATCCGGATATTCTGTAAGAATATGCTCATAAATCGTCCTTGCCGAGTCGGGCTGATTAAGGTCTAATTGATAAAACTCAGCCATAAGATATTCATTATGAATTAGTTCTATGATTACCGCTGCTTTAGATCTATTTTTAAATGGGCTCTCTTTCTTCTTATCAACAACATTAAGTTCAGTTTGCATCGCGCTATCCGATGTAGTTGAATCTATGTTTACATTACCTAAATTTTTCAAAGCGAGAGAATCATTCTCTGTATTTATTTTAGCGATAGGTAAATTTTCTTTTTCATCAAATCCGGTTTGTTCTGCAAATAACTGCTGATTTAATAATCTCTTTTCTTCCAGATTCCTTTCTTCCTCCTCCTCGATTTCATTTTGCGTTTTTTTCTTCTGCTTAAGTTTCCTTGCCGGAAGAATACCATCCAATCGCTCATTTTGACTAAGAGTGAATTGATGCCATTGTTCACTTGCCGTATCTTCATCACCTGAAAGCCAGATAAGTTCAATTTTGTCTTTATCAACATTATCGGATGATTGCAAGAACCCTTTTATTTTAATCCTATTTCGTTTGGAGTTTTCAGAATATGAGCCTTTTTTAAGTTCTTTTTCAGCTCTATGAAAATATTCCATACCGTACGGATAATTGATATATTTATTATCATTATCTAAAGGAAACGTATGTAATTTCGCCAGCTTCAACCATGCATCCATTGCTACTTCACTTTTTGGATAGGTAATTGCAATCGCGCCATATTGTTCAATGGCGCCATCTACATCACCCGTTAAGGCTGCTATTTCTGCAATTTCTAATTCAATATCTCCCCAAATATTCTTAAATCGCCGGGAATCAAGCATCGCCTGAAGAATATCGAGAGCTTCCGTAGTATTTCCCATATGCTTTAATGCTCTGGTATTCTCCATCTTTGCTTTAATTAATAACTCAGGAGTTGGTAATTGAATTTCTACTTTTTGAAAAGAACTAATAGCTTCCTTAAATTTATTTTGTTCAATTAATATCAATCCGATTCTGTAATATGTCTCAGCTTTTTGTTGATTATCATCACTATATACAATAACATCCCGAAGATACTTGATTTCGTTCTCAGCATCATTTCTGTCTCTGTAAATTTCAGCGAGCATATCATTTCCCGCTGAGAGTAGTTTTCTGTCATCAGTACTGTTGAGCACTTCTGTAATTCCACTCTCTGCTAAGGTGAATTGTCCCAACTTCCAAACCGCTCTGCCTGTCCATAGCAGCGCCTCATCTTTTAGATTGCTTTCCGGGAATCGCCGAACCAATTCTTCCAAATTGATTTTAGATTTTTGATAGTCGCCTAAGTAAAACTGGGCTTTACTCATTAAAAGAAGCGCATCATCTACATATCTACTATTGGGGAATTTTACTAATACTGATTCGCATTTTTCAACGGTAAGATTATAATTCTTAATTTCAGAATTTGAAATCAGAGTTGAAATATTTTTCTCAGCATCTTCTCGACCCTTATTATAATATTTTTTTGCGTTATAAAATGTATTGTAATAAGCACAGGAGATCTGAAGCAAAAAAGTGAAAAGTATTATTGTTTTTTTCAAGATTTAGCTCATGATCTGACTAATCCAATAATATTGATTTCTATACCTGAGAAGCGAGCAATCCAAAATAGACAATTACTAACGAAAGTAATAAGCTTAACGCAGACGAAAACATAGATCTCTTTCGCAGATTAAGAAGGTCGGAACTAATATCGTCTCCGTTTCCGGAGTTCATTTTTTCTGAAAGTTGAGACATTTTTGGTCCTAAATACAAAGAATGAATTGCCGTATTCAAAACCATTAACGTAAATAATATTAGCTTTACAGTAATGCTCATACGATAAGTTTCTGATTTCATCATAGATGAAATATCCGGTTCAAGTATAATATTCAGTAAGCCCGTTGCAAAAAGAAGGAATAAAAGTATCCATCCAATATTTTTAAATCGCTTGCCGAGCAAAGACATTTTATTACTGAATTCTGCCGGCTCCATATTATTTTTCAACACCGGTACTTCAACAAGAACCATATATAACATACCTCCTACCCATGCTGCCATTGATATTAGGTGAAGATAATTTGATATAATTAATAAATTCATTTCACTCCTGACTTATTAGTAATTCGGATACGTACTCTTAAATAACTTCATACCACCAGTCATGTTGTATACGTCGTATCCGTTTTTGGATAAAATTTCTGATGCGATTACACTCCGTACTCCGGATCTGCAATATGCGATGATCTTTTTATCTTTATGCTCGGAAAGCTCATTCAATCTCTCTTCGAGCTTGTTATGCGGAATCAGCGTCGCTGTAGGCAAATGCCCCAACTCACCGTAATACTCTTCTAACGTTCGAACATCCAGCAAGAAGATATTTTCGTCTTTGTCTTTAAGCATCTTCCGTACTTCTTCGACCGTAATATCATTATACGCTTTTTCTGCTGAAGATGAACATGCGGCTATAGTTATAACCAATAAAACGATTTGCAGACCAAATTTCTTCAATTTATACCCTTTTTTCAGTTATCTGATAAACGTCTATAATTCATCGTAAGTATAGTAATAGAAAGTATATTACGCAATCGAAAACCTCAAAAATCGCCTCCTATGATTAGAAAATCATTATTGATGCCCTTATCCTGCTTGACATTATTTGAACGCTATACTATATTTTTCAATCTGATGAAAATCTTTTATCTAAATGGACCTCGTCTATTAAGAGCTCTTCTTGCCGGATCAGATTGGGTTATATCCCAAGCGGAATATCTTAATAAAATCAACGTTTTCCCGGTAGCTGATAATGATACCGGAACAAATATGGCAATAACTCTCAAAAGTATTCACACCGCTCTGGTTAATTCGGAGGCAAGTTCGATTGAAGAGGTAAGCGGGACAGTTGCCGATTCAGCTTTGATGGGGGCGCAAGGTAACTCCGGAGTGATATTAGCTCAATTCTTCTACGGTTTTTCCGAAAATTTAACCGGTGAAGATAAAATTGACATTAAAACTTTTTCCTCAGCAATAAATAATGCTATAGAAACAGCCAGCAGCGCAATAGCTGACCCAGTTGAAGGCACAATACTTACAGTTATGAATGCCTGGGGGAAAGCTGTTGAAACAGCATCGGTAAAATCACAAGATTTTGTTGATATTATACAGAAGTCGCTTGCTGAAGCAAAAATTTCTCTTGCGAATACTCCGAAACAAATGAAATTATTGGCAGATGCGGGAGTCGTTGATTCGGGCGCGCAGGGTTTTGTTTACTTTATTGAAGGTATTTATAATTATATAGATTCCGGTAACTTAAGTAATCTGCCAAAAGAGGTTGAAGATATAAAAATAAGTCA from Candidatus Neomarinimicrobiota bacterium includes the following:
- a CDS encoding L-lysine 6-transaminase, whose translation is MNINASKVKDSLSHHILADGMDMIFDEEKSEGSCFVDKRDGRKFVDLFSFFASSPVGFNHHRIREASDKLGKIAKHKPTLSDVYTDTFAEFVETFSNFGIPEELQHAFFIEGGALGVENALKAAFDWKVRKNLAKGKGEKGSKVIHFKNAFHGRTGYTLSLTNTGEHKIMYFPKFDWPRISAPAIQFPLEDNEEQIIAAENKSLEEIKSALSQNPDDIAALIIEPIQSEGGDNHFRGEFLAELRTLADESEFMLIFDEVQTGVGLTGKFWAYENSDTIPDMISFGKKMQVCGFLAGKRLDEVEDNVFQSSGRINSTFGGNIVDMARTSIYLNIIKDENLLQNAETVGNHLLYRIQALQDEFNGFVSNARGKGLLCAFDLPTAKERDDIVNKIIENGAIILGCGERTIRFRPSLTISTDDIDKGIDCIEKSLKSHYS
- a CDS encoding aldehyde dehydrogenase family protein, producing MSKKYQNYVDGKWCDAISGETFENRNPANWDELVGTFPSSNEEDVNKAVSAANAAFNEWKQVPAPIRGNMIQKAGDILVERKKEIAELMTREMGKVLLETLGDTQEGIDTAYYSASESRRMFGYTAPSELRDKFNMVIRRPIGTAGVISPWNFPLAIPTWKIFPALTCGNTVVFKPASDTPATATLFVEVLLDAGIPPGVINIVHGGGRSVGTPIVEHENIDLISFTGSSEVGRMIASSGGRALKRVSLELGGKNAQIVMDDADIDLAIEGVLWGAFGTAGQRCTATSRLILHEAIHDNFIDLLIGKIENLKLGNGLDESVEVGPIVNEDQRKGIDEYVEIGKSEGATLSAGGGFGTGGELDAGWFYKPTLFTDVHPEMRIAKEEIFGPVLSVLKFKTFEEAIDISNNIDYGLSSSIYTKNINNAFKAIKDIDTGITYINGPTIGAECNMPFGGCKDTGNGHREGGSSAFDFFTEEKTVYVDFSGKLQRAQIDNE
- a CDS encoding phosphatidate cytidylyltransferase, with translation MSENSKRILVALAGTPLIIASLYMGNIFFLIIIGIIALVGQKEYYAFASAKGLNPNKSVGHFFAIIILLSFYFHFEAGLINVLIVAVMVSMVIEIFSKHESPIQNSAVTLFSLIYPVILIGTLYPLREIDSTYNDTGFNLVMAIFIGVWLSDISAYYLGKAFGKHKLNERISPKKTWEGAIAGFSASLISMFLMKQTGFLGSSFSIIDISFFAIFGGIGGQFGDLFESMIKRDAGVKDSGSFLPGHGGMLDRFDGVLFAAPLTYIYLLLR
- a CDS encoding septal ring lytic transglycosylase RlpA family protein, translating into MGIIRPILITVILFSIISCSANPRFRAGNINRPQKNTDKNSTGLEKVQYGISSYYGPKFHGKLTANGEIFDMYKISAAHRYLPLGTIIQVRNLDNNKTLRIRINDRGPYVNNRVLDCSYAAALKLDFVEQGTANIKLVVIEMGTGKR
- a CDS encoding dihydroorotate dehydrogenase, whose translation is MIEKNTDKWEVDLTVDLGKLKLKNPLFSASGTFGYGDELKGIINPDELGAICTKSITPKAREGNPAPRIAELDYGMLNSIGLANVGLRSFIADKMPYLAELSTNVIVNVAGFSIDDYLEVVIALESEKGIDGYEINISCPNVDGGLEFGSSAKSAEELTKRIRKETERFLMVKLSPNVTDISEIAKAVEGAGADSISLINTLVGMEVDINSELPLLQRKKGGYSGPGIKPVALAMVNSVYQNVKIPVVGIGGIMNASDVVQFMLVGATAVQLGTTNFINPESFSDILDDLINIAESKGLRNISDLTGRLKEWE
- a CDS encoding dihydroorotate dehydrogenase electron transfer subunit, with product MGRSSVKVLSNRNIARSTFSLTFESTPELFQSKPGQFINIKIRGEEAPLFRRPFSIASVQDNSIEIIYAVIGKGTFYLSNLNTGDYLDIIGPLGSCFKFDTEKSNYLLVGGGVGVPPLLYLADVMNKYEIRPKFLAGFKNSAVCFISDNSKSISVATDDGSRGYHGVVTDLLVERLNESKWDGIYACGPEPMLSVVSEIANKMNMPCSLSVERVFGCGTGICFGCIIDSSLKRYTETGNKYMLACKDGPVFDSTNINI
- a CDS encoding tetratricopeptide repeat protein, which translates into the protein MKKTIILFTFLLQISCAYYNTFYNAKKYYNKGREDAEKNISTLISNSEIKNYNLTVEKCESVLVKFPNSRYVDDALLLMSKAQFYLGDYQKSKINLEELVRRFPESNLKDEALLWTGRAVWKLGQFTLAESGITEVLNSTDDRKLLSAGNDMLAEIYRDRNDAENEIKYLRDVIVYSDDNQQKAETYYRIGLILIEQNKFKEAISSFQKVEIQLPTPELLIKAKMENTRALKHMGNTTEALDILQAMLDSRRFKNIWGDIELEIAEIAALTGDVDGAIEQYGAIAITYPKSEVAMDAWLKLAKLHTFPLDNDNKYINYPYGMEYFHRAEKELKKGSYSENSKRNRIKIKGFLQSSDNVDKDKIELIWLSGDEDTASEQWHQFTLSQNERLDGILPARKLKQKKKTQNEIEEEEERNLEEKRLLNQQLFAEQTGFDEKENLPIAKINTENDSLALKNLGNVNIDSTTSDSAMQTELNVVDKKKESPFKNRSKAAVIIELIHNEYLMAEFYQLDLNQPDSARTIYEHILTEYPDSEFAPRSALSLGILQMKTNQTFADSMFNLILTKYPDSPSTIEVNRRLNTLSSRANFRANPESILYEQAYDKAFISKNDKDALKLVALIESNYPGSYIAAKAAYLRAYMIDSSNESPENSLKEYNRVIENYSESEFARESRIRVARLNLIIEKPEENIKDEDQPRNKSSKKSKQIITK
- a CDS encoding DUF4149 domain-containing protein yields the protein MNLLIISNYLHLISMAAWVGGMLYMVLVEVPVLKNNMEPAEFSNKMSLLGKRFKNIGWILLFLLFATGLLNIILEPDISSMMKSETYRMSITVKLILFTLMVLNTAIHSLYLGPKMSQLSEKMNSGNGDDISSDLLNLRKRSMFSSALSLLLSLVIVYFGLLASQV
- a CDS encoding rhodanese-like domain-containing protein, whose protein sequence is MLKDKDENIFLLDVRTLEEYYGELGHLPTATLIPHNKLEERLNELSEHKDKKIIAYCRSGVRSVIASEILSKNGYDVYNMTGGMKLFKSTYPNY